AGCGAACTCCTCGAATACATCATCCCCGTCGACCTGCTCTTTTGCATCCTGATGGTCGCGGCGGTGATCCTGATGCGGCGGAAGGCCCCGTTCCTGAACCGGCCGTACAAGACGCTGGCCTATCCACTGCCTCCCGCTTTGTACATCGGCCTGGCCTCGCTGCTGGTGGCCGACTTCCTGCTTCTCAAGCCCCTGACCTCGGGCGCTGGGTTCCTGATCGTGCTGACGGGCCTCCCCGTCTACTTCCTGTGGACCCGCGCCCAGTCGAAAGCAGCGGCCCGTCCCCGAACGGCGTCGCCGAGCCCCGAGCCCGCGAGCGAATAGCCCGATGATCGTCAGCTGGAACCAGCTTCTCGACTACGTGCGCCTCGACATGCCCGTGGAGGCCCTCACCGAACGCCTGGCCCTGACCGGCCTGAACCACGAGTCCACCGAGGACGTCGGCGGCGACCTGGCGATCGACCTGGAGGTCACCAGCAACCGCTCCGACTGCCTGGGCCAGATCGGCGTGGCCCGGGAAATCTCGGTCCTCTTCGATCGGCCCTTAAGCGTGCCGGCCGCTGCGCCGAGGACGTCGGGAGATCCGGTCGAGAAGTTCGCCGCCGTCGCCGTCGAGGAGCCAGGCCTCTGCCCGCGGTTCACAACACGGGTGATGACCGGCGTGAAGGTCGGCGAGAGCCCCTGGTGGATGAAGCGTCGGCTGGAGACGCTGGGCGTCCGGCCGGTCAGCAACATCGTCGACGTGACGAACTACGTCATGTTCGAATGCGGCCAGCCGCTGCACGCCTACGACCTCGACAAACTGGAAGGCCGCCGGCTCATCGTGCGCAAGGCTCGCGCGGGTGAGAAGCTCAAGGCGATCAACGGCAAGGATTACGCCCTGGAGCCGGAGATGCTCGTCATCGCCGACGCCGCCCGACCCGTCGGCCTGGCCGGCGTCATGGGGGGGCTGGAGACCGAGATCGGCCCGGGGACGACCAGCATCCTGATCGAGGCCGCCCGGTTCGACGCGATGTCGGTCCGCAAGACCTCGCGGGCTTTGGGCCTGTTCAGCCCGTCGAGCTTCCGGTTCGAGCGGCCTCTCGACCCCGAAGTCGCCGACTGGGCCAGCCGCCGCACGGCCGAGTTGATCCTGGAACTCTGCCCGGGGAGCGTCCTGCATCCGGGCGTCATCGACGTCGCCGCGCCGGCCTCGCCCCGCAAGCCGATCATTCTCCGGCTGGCGCAGATCCCCCGGGTGCTGGGGATCGCCATCGACCCCGTGGAAGTCCGGCGCATTCTGGAAGCCCTCGGTCTTGTGGTTCTGGATGAGACTGCGGCCACGATCAAGGCCGTTCCCCCGTCCTGGCGGACCGACCTGGAGCGGGAGATCGACCTGATCGAGGAGGTCGCCCGGATCCACGGCTACGAGAAGATCGTCGAGAACCGCCCGATCCCCGTCACGACGGCTCCGCGCGGGCGTCGCGAGCGGGTCGAGGACGCGATCCGCGAATCGCTGACGGCCATGCGGATCGACGAGGCCGTGACGTTCAGCCTGGTAGAAGACTCGCTGGCAGTCCCCGTCACGATGGAAGGCGCTGAAGCCCAGCCGCTACGGGTCTCGCACTCCAGCCGCAAGCGCGAGAACGCCCTGCGGCGGAGCATCATCCCCAGCCTGCTGGCCGTCCGCCGCCACAACGAGGCTCACGGCGTGGCCGACGCCCGCGTTTTCGAGATCGCCGACGTCTACATCCCCCGCGAGGAAGGCGGCACGCCCGACCAACCACCTCGGCTGGCGATCGCCGCCGGCCTGGACTTCCGCGGGCTGAAGGGAGTCGTCGAGACCTTGCTGCGAAGCCTGCTGATCGCCGAGCCCCTCTCGGCCGAGCCGGCCTCGCTGCCCTTGTTCTCCGAAGGCCGCGCCGCGACGCTCGCGCTGGGCGACGTCCGCCTGGGATGGATCGGCGAGGTCGACGCCGCCAAGCTGGAGGCGTTTGAGCTACGGAACACCTGCTCGGCCTGCGAGTTGGACCTTGGGCTCCTGCTGGAGAAGGCCCGGACGGTCGCCCAGTACAAACCCCTGCCGTCGTACCCGGCCGTCGTCCGCGACCTGTCGCTGGTCCTCGACCGGAACGTCGCCTGGGCCGAACTCTCGGCCGTGGTCCGCGAAGCAGCCGGCCCGACGTTCCGTCAGGCCGACTATCTGGACACCTTCCGAGGCGGCAATCTCCCCAACGACAAGCAGAGCGTCCACTTCGCCCTGACCTTCCGCGACGACGACCGCACGCTGACCGGCGAGGAAGTCGAGAAGGCCGTCCAGGACGTCGTTGCGTCCTGCTCGCGGAAGCTGGGGGCCTCGCTTCGAGCCTGACGGCGCGGGATTTGTAGCGAGTAAGGTTGGAACAAGCGTCCGTTTTCTGTAATCCGGAACCATAACGGCCTTCCCCCCTCGCGGGGGAAGGTGGCCGCGCAGCGGCCGGATGAGGGGGGATCGGCGTGGGGTTGATCGTCCGACCATCGACCGTGCATCCCACGGCGGCCGTCCCCCTCATCTGACCGCTTTGCGGTCTGTCTTCCCCCGCGAGGGAGGAAGACCGTCCTCGGCTTCGACCACCCATTCGATCCGAAGTCCGACGACCCTCACCCGGCCCTTCGGGCCGCCCTCTCCCGGGGGGAGAGGGGACATGAGACGCGGCGTGGCGTTGAATTACGCCGAAACCCCTGGACCCGACCGTGCGAGAAACCCTGGCCCGCTGGCGGACGAATCTGGGACTGCTCCTCCAGGAGTGGCGGACGGGGGTCCTCTTGCTCCTGTTTTTCGGCCCGTTCCTGGCCTACATCGGGTTCGGGACGATCTGGCTGTATGAGCAGGGCTGGATCATTCCAGCAGTGCTGGCCTGGATCATTGCCGGCGGCCTGTTCGCGTTCCTGGCGGCGCGCTGGACGACCAGCACCCGGACCGTCCTGCCGCCGCTCGATTGGGACTCGCCCCGCACCTTCGCTCCGATGGATCGCGAGGCCTGGAAGATTGTCGAGGACGAGGCCCACGAGGCCGAAGCCCTGGCGATGGAAGCCCTCATCGACGGCGACCGCTACATCGCCACCGGCCGCGCGCTGATGGAACGGCTCGCCGTTCACTATCACCCGGACTCGAAGCATCCACTCGACGAGGTGCCCGTCGTCGAGCTTCTCAGCGCGTTGGAACTGGCCGCGGAAGACCTCGCGAAGCTGACCCGCCAGATCCCCGGCGGCGACATGATCACGCTGTCGCACTGGCGGAGGGCGATGCAGCTTTCCAATTACATCTCCAAGGCCAACGACCTTTATGCGTTGGTCTCGCCGTTCCTCAACCCGCTCAGCGGCCTGACGCGGATCGGGACCCGCGAACTCGTGGTCAAGCCGGCATGGAAGAACATGCAGCAGAACGTCCTGCGCTGGTTCTTCCAGGCCTACGTCAACCGACTGGGCGTCCACCTGATCGAGCTGTTCAGCGGCCGGCTGGCGATCGGGGTCGACGAATACCGCCGATTGACTCGCCGACGGCCGATGTCCTCGATCAAGGCCGACCTCGACGAGCCCCTCTCCATCGCCGTGGTGGGCTCGCGGGAGTCGGGCAAGACGCGACTGATCGAGGCGGCTCGCGAGGTCTTCCAGGGGGATGACCGTCCTGTCCGCGCCCGGATGGAGGGCATGGGCCTGGACCCGGGCCTCGTCGACCGTCTGAAGCATGTGAAGTACGTCGAGGCCGTCGGCTACACGTCCAATGGGGACGCGGATCGCGAGTCTCGTGGCGATCGTTCCTCGCGTGACGCGGCCGTGGCGGCGACGGTCGACGCCGACATGCTCGTGCTGGTGATCGACGGCCGAAAGGGGCTGCAGGCGGCCGATGTCGCCTTCGCCAAAGCGTGGGATGCATATTTCCTTCAGCATCCCGACCGCGAGCCCCCCCCCACCCTGGTCGTGGTGACGGGCGTCGACCGCGAGGAGTTCGGACAGGTCTGGCAGCCTCCCTACGATTGGTCCGTCGGCCAGGGCATGCGTGAGACGGCCGTCCGCAGCCTCTTTGACACGCTCCGCGCCGCCCTGCCGCCGACGTTCACCCAATTCGCCGCCGCCGGCCTTCCCGAGGGGACGCCCTTCGGGATGATCGAACACGTCCTCCCCGCCCTCGCCGAGCAGCTCCACCGCGCCGAGCGGGCCGCCCTGCTCCGCCGCCTCCACGCCGCGGCCAACCGGTCGAAGTTCGGCCGAGTCGCCAGTCAACTCGGCCAGCAGGGAAAGAACGTCTGGGCCCACCTCAAGAACCGGCGGGGGAAGTCGGCCAAGCCTTCGTGACCCTCAGAAGGGCGTGGCTCCCGCCGCGTTCCCGGCTGGCGGCGTCGGACGTCGTCCCGAGTTGCTCGCGGGGCGGGAGGCTGGAACGCCCGCGGTGGGAGCGACCGAGGCCGGCATTCCCGGCTGGTTGCGGTCGGGAGGAGCCCCTTCGACCTTCCCTTCGCCGCCGAAGCGGACGAACGTGCCGGGCAGGAGCGGCACGGACGTTGAGACGATCACCGAATCGCTCCCTCGGAATGCGCCGGCGACCTGAATGCGCTCGGGGCCGAGGTTGCCCAGGGGCTTGATGCGGACGTCGACGACATGCTCGGCGCGGATGACCTGGACCGTGGAGTCGGGCACTCCGGCGGCCGGGGGCTTGATGGCCGACCGCGGCACGACGGCCACCGGCGACACGGGGAGGCTGGCGCTCCGGACTCGCAGGCCCGGCTCAAGATCCCCCTTGGTGTTGGGGACCTGGATCCAGGCCGCGGCGAAGGGTGCCGCCAGCTCACGGACGGGCTTGAAGTCGTCGTCCGTCGGCAAGGGGACGATGTTCTGAACCTTGGCGGACTGCTCCTGATCCTCGATGTAGACGGACGTCTCGCCCCCCGCCTTCACCGCCCGACGGTCCACCGGCGCGAGGGCTTTCAGGATGGTCACGTCGGCCAGCTCGGCGATCACGGTTCCCTTCAGGACGTACTGGCCGGAGGCCACGGGTGTGGCGACGATCCGTCCGGCGAAGGGGGCTCGCAGCGTCAGGCGGTCCAGGGCCAGCCGAGCCATCTCGACGCGAGCGTCGGCGGCGTCGAGTTGGGCCTTGCCGGCGGCGGAAGGCGCCTGGCTCGCGGCGGCCTGCTTCTCGCGCTGCTCGGCCTCGGCGATCTTCAGCCGGGCGGCGGCCTCGGCGCGGTCCAGCTCGGCTAGCTGCTGGGTTTCGCGGACCGTCGAGCCGACCGTCGCGTCGACGCTCCTGACCAGTCCATCAGCCGGTGCAACGATCGTCACCCGTCGAATCGGCTCAAGTGTGGAGACGACCTGGAAGCGTTCGGGCGGGGTGAGTGAGATCGGCTCCGCGTCGATCGTCGCCGAGGTCGGGAGAGTCTGGCCCTGGGCGGAGGCCGAGATCGCCAGGATCATCCCAGCGGCGAGCGTTCGGGTCTTCATCGGCTTGGCCCTCGGGTGGGGGAGGATGTGGTCCGTGGAGGTGTAGGACGGAAGCGACCTCGGCCGAAGCCGTCCCGAGGTCCATCTTACGACGAATGCGTCCGACGGCGAAACCTTGACGCGGGAATGGTGGACGGCATAATGGCGTGCTGAGACGACCTTTGCACCTTCGGGTCATCCTCAAGGTGGGCCGATCCGGCCCCGGGTTCGTCGAGGATCATCGCCTCCAATCAACGAATAAGCATTTTTTGATCGTGATGGAGACGGAGGGCGGTCGGCCCGTTGTAATGGACGAGAATGCTGGTCACGTCAATCCCTGGCTGATTGCGACGGCGGTCACGATCGCGACGTTCATGGAGGTGCTCGACACGAGCATCGCCAACGTGGCCCTGCGCTACATCGCTGGCGGGCTTTCCGCCGCGGCCGACGACAGCGAGTGGGTCATCACCGCCTACCTGGCCGCCAACGCCTCTGTGCTCCTCCTTTCGGGATGGCTCGGCGCGTACCTGGGCCGCCGGAACTACTACCTGCTCTCTCTGGCCGTCTTCACCGCCAGTTCGGCGGCGTGCGGGTTCGCCACGTCGCTTGAGGAGTTGATCTTCTTCCGCGTCCTCCAGGGACTCGGGGGAGGCGGGCTCCAGCCGGTCACTCAGGCCGTGCTCCTTGACTCGTTCCCCCCTGAAAAACAGGGCCAGGCGCAGGCGATGTTCGTGATGTCCGCGCTCGTCGCCCCGGTGCTAGGGCCGACCGTCGGGGGCTACATCGCCGACAACTACGGCTGGGAGTGGATCTTCCTGATCAACATCCCACCCGGCCTGCTAGCCCTCTGGATGAACCAACGATTCCTGCACGACCCGCCGTATCTCGTCGAGGAGCGCCGGCGGCTTCGGAGCCAGCCGCTGAATTTCGACTGGCTCGGGCTGGGATTGATCGTGCTGTCGATGATCTGCATGGAAGTCCTGCTCAGCAAGGGGCAGGAATGGGACTGGTTCGACGACCCCTTCGGCCGCGTCCAGGTGATGACCTTCGGCTTCGTCGGCGGCTTCGTCGCCCTGATCGCCTGGGAGAAGCGACACCCCTCGCCGGTCCTGAACCTGGCTCCGTTTCTCGACCGCAATTTCGCCGGGTGCTGCATCATCGGCTATGTGACCATGGCAATCACCTACGCCTCGATGATTCTTCTTCCGGGGATGGTGCAAACCCTCTTCGGCTACAATGCCGTGTGGTCGGGGCTGATCATGTCGCCGGCCGGGTTGTTCTCGATTCCGGCGGTGATTCTTTCGGGCTATCTCGTCGGCCGAGGAGTCAACATCCGCGCGATCATCGTGGTCGGGGCCCTGCTCATGGCGGCGGGCGCCCTCTGGTTCACCAGGCTGAACCTGGAGGTGAGCCCGGGGCATTTCGTCTGGCCGCGCGTGGTGCAGCAGATCGGCACGGCGAGCATGTTCGCCCCTCTGAGCGTGGCCGCGTTCCTTTACCTGCCCCCGCATTTGAGAGGGCCGGCCGCCGGGATCTTCGCGGCCGTGCGAAATGAGGGTGGAAGCCTGGGAACGACCCTGGGAAAGACGATCGTCACACGCCGGTTCCCGTTCCATACCGATCGGCTCGCTGAATA
This genomic stretch from Paludisphaera rhizosphaerae harbors:
- a CDS encoding GTPase family protein translates to MRETLARWRTNLGLLLQEWRTGVLLLLFFGPFLAYIGFGTIWLYEQGWIIPAVLAWIIAGGLFAFLAARWTTSTRTVLPPLDWDSPRTFAPMDREAWKIVEDEAHEAEALAMEALIDGDRYIATGRALMERLAVHYHPDSKHPLDEVPVVELLSALELAAEDLAKLTRQIPGGDMITLSHWRRAMQLSNYISKANDLYALVSPFLNPLSGLTRIGTRELVVKPAWKNMQQNVLRWFFQAYVNRLGVHLIELFSGRLAIGVDEYRRLTRRRPMSSIKADLDEPLSIAVVGSRESGKTRLIEAAREVFQGDDRPVRARMEGMGLDPGLVDRLKHVKYVEAVGYTSNGDADRESRGDRSSRDAAVAATVDADMLVLVIDGRKGLQAADVAFAKAWDAYFLQHPDREPPPTLVVVTGVDREEFGQVWQPPYDWSVGQGMRETAVRSLFDTLRAALPPTFTQFAAAGLPEGTPFGMIEHVLPALAEQLHRAERAALLRRLHAAANRSKFGRVASQLGQQGKNVWAHLKNRRGKSAKPS
- the pheT gene encoding phenylalanine--tRNA ligase subunit beta, with the protein product MIVSWNQLLDYVRLDMPVEALTERLALTGLNHESTEDVGGDLAIDLEVTSNRSDCLGQIGVAREISVLFDRPLSVPAAAPRTSGDPVEKFAAVAVEEPGLCPRFTTRVMTGVKVGESPWWMKRRLETLGVRPVSNIVDVTNYVMFECGQPLHAYDLDKLEGRRLIVRKARAGEKLKAINGKDYALEPEMLVIADAARPVGLAGVMGGLETEIGPGTTSILIEAARFDAMSVRKTSRALGLFSPSSFRFERPLDPEVADWASRRTAELILELCPGSVLHPGVIDVAAPASPRKPIILRLAQIPRVLGIAIDPVEVRRILEALGLVVLDETAATIKAVPPSWRTDLEREIDLIEEVARIHGYEKIVENRPIPVTTAPRGRRERVEDAIRESLTAMRIDEAVTFSLVEDSLAVPVTMEGAEAQPLRVSHSSRKRENALRRSIIPSLLAVRRHNEAHGVADARVFEIADVYIPREEGGTPDQPPRLAIAAGLDFRGLKGVVETLLRSLLIAEPLSAEPASLPLFSEGRAATLALGDVRLGWIGEVDAAKLEAFELRNTCSACELDLGLLLEKARTVAQYKPLPSYPAVVRDLSLVLDRNVAWAELSAVVREAAGPTFRQADYLDTFRGGNLPNDKQSVHFALTFRDDDRTLTGEEVEKAVQDVVASCSRKLGASLRA
- a CDS encoding efflux RND transporter periplasmic adaptor subunit: MKTRTLAAGMILAISASAQGQTLPTSATIDAEPISLTPPERFQVVSTLEPIRRVTIVAPADGLVRSVDATVGSTVRETQQLAELDRAEAAARLKIAEAEQREKQAAASQAPSAAGKAQLDAADARVEMARLALDRLTLRAPFAGRIVATPVASGQYVLKGTVIAELADVTILKALAPVDRRAVKAGGETSVYIEDQEQSAKVQNIVPLPTDDDFKPVRELAAPFAAAWIQVPNTKGDLEPGLRVRSASLPVSPVAVVPRSAIKPPAAGVPDSTVQVIRAEHVVDVRIKPLGNLGPERIQVAGAFRGSDSVIVSTSVPLLPGTFVRFGGEGKVEGAPPDRNQPGMPASVAPTAGVPASRPASNSGRRPTPPAGNAAGATPF
- a CDS encoding DHA2 family efflux MFS transporter permease subunit, producing MDENAGHVNPWLIATAVTIATFMEVLDTSIANVALRYIAGGLSAAADDSEWVITAYLAANASVLLLSGWLGAYLGRRNYYLLSLAVFTASSAACGFATSLEELIFFRVLQGLGGGGLQPVTQAVLLDSFPPEKQGQAQAMFVMSALVAPVLGPTVGGYIADNYGWEWIFLINIPPGLLALWMNQRFLHDPPYLVEERRRLRSQPLNFDWLGLGLIVLSMICMEVLLSKGQEWDWFDDPFGRVQVMTFGFVGGFVALIAWEKRHPSPVLNLAPFLDRNFAGCCIIGYVTMAITYASMILLPGMVQTLFGYNAVWSGLIMSPAGLFSIPAVILSGYLVGRGVNIRAIIVVGALLMAAGALWFTRLNLEVSPGHFVWPRVVQQIGTASMFAPLSVAAFLYLPPHLRGPAAGIFAAVRNEGGSLGTTLGKTIVTRRFPFHTDRLAEYFSSYSHAYNEVYANLRAYFYQLTGDPETAGRMALDGLDTLRSQQAMAMAYLDAFWVLGLLALTLIPLAFLLKPSQAAEGTPVGAH